In Luteitalea sp. TBR-22, one genomic interval encodes:
- a CDS encoding pitrilysin family protein, which translates to MIVHDTLPNGVRLVTETMPHVRSVSLGVWLARGSRHEVPEEGGIAHFIEHMLFKGTERRTAQQIAEQFDSMGGNLDAFTSKEYAGYYLKVMDEHLPRAFDILSDLVLHPAFPVDEIEREKKVILEEIKMVEDTPDDLVHEWFTELYWPDHPLGRPILGTPDTVASFTQDTLFRYFREAYVGRNLIVSAAGNFSHDELRRMVEGAFGGVTDAGADWQETAPAPRAPRIERVKDLEQSHLVIGTPAFPQAHHDRYPAYLLNVILGGSMSSRLFQTIREQRGLAYAVFSGVSSYRDTGMLSVYAGCAAESVAEVVDLVAQELRTMRTAPVGDDELRRAKDHLKGSLMLSLESTSSRMTHLARQEMYFGRHVTLDEIIAGIEGVTREDVLRVAGELFTQDTVGVTVLGPAGPAALDFSRLAVA; encoded by the coding sequence ATGATCGTCCACGACACGCTCCCCAATGGCGTCCGGCTCGTCACCGAGACCATGCCGCACGTGCGCTCGGTGAGCCTCGGCGTGTGGCTCGCTCGCGGGTCCCGCCATGAGGTCCCCGAGGAGGGCGGCATCGCGCACTTCATCGAGCACATGCTGTTCAAGGGGACCGAACGCCGCACCGCGCAGCAGATCGCGGAGCAGTTCGACTCGATGGGCGGCAACCTCGACGCGTTCACGTCCAAGGAGTACGCCGGCTATTACCTCAAGGTGATGGACGAGCACCTGCCGCGGGCCTTCGACATCCTGTCGGACCTGGTGCTGCACCCGGCCTTCCCCGTCGACGAGATCGAGCGCGAGAAGAAGGTGATCCTCGAGGAGATCAAGATGGTCGAGGACACCCCCGACGATCTGGTCCACGAGTGGTTCACCGAGCTGTACTGGCCGGATCACCCGCTCGGTCGCCCGATTCTGGGCACGCCGGACACCGTGGCCTCCTTCACGCAGGACACCCTGTTCCGGTACTTCCGCGAGGCGTACGTCGGCCGCAACCTGATCGTCTCGGCGGCGGGCAACTTCTCCCACGACGAGCTGCGGCGGATGGTCGAGGGCGCGTTCGGCGGCGTGACCGACGCCGGCGCGGACTGGCAGGAGACGGCGCCGGCCCCCCGTGCGCCCCGCATCGAGCGCGTCAAGGATCTCGAGCAGAGCCATCTCGTGATCGGCACGCCGGCCTTCCCGCAGGCGCACCACGACCGCTACCCGGCCTACCTGCTGAACGTGATCCTCGGCGGTTCGATGAGCTCGCGCCTGTTCCAGACCATCCGTGAGCAGCGGGGCCTGGCCTATGCGGTGTTCAGCGGCGTCTCGTCGTATCGCGACACCGGGATGCTGTCGGTGTATGCCGGCTGCGCGGCCGAGAGCGTGGCCGAGGTCGTGGATCTCGTGGCGCAGGAACTGCGGACCATGCGCACGGCGCCGGTCGGCGACGACGAACTGCGTCGCGCCAAGGACCACCTGAAGGGCAGCCTCATGCTGAGCCTCGAGAGCACCTCGAGTCGCATGACGCACCTGGCGCGGCAGGAGATGTACTTCGGGCGGCACGTCACGCTCGACGAGATCATCGCCGGCATCGAGGGCGTGACGCGCGAGGACGTGCTGCGCGTCGCCGGCGAGCTGTTCACGCAGGACACCGTCGGCGTGACGGTGCTGGGGCCGGCTGGGCCGGCTGCGCTCGACTTCTCGCGACTCGCGGTGGCCTGA
- the purB gene encoding adenylosuccinate lyase has product MIRRYAQPAMSAIWAEQRRFETWLAVELAATDTMAEAGIVPADAARELRQKAGFDIARIDEIEQTTQHDVIAFTTAVAERVGPAARWLHFGLTSSDVVDTALALQMREACDLILEDLDALAAAIKGRAFEHKRTPMMGRTHGVHAEPMTFGLKLALWYAEVQRDIVRVRRAREAVAVGKISGAVGTFAHLPPEIEEGVCRRLGLTPAPIATQVIQRDRHAELMTALAITAASLEKFALEIRGLQKTELGEVEEPFGKGQKGSSAMPHKRNPVGCEQVCGLARVVRANAMAALENVALWHERDISHSSVERVILPDSFLALDHMLRRFTRIVAGMVVYPERMRENIGRSRGVVFSGQVLLELARRGLSREQAYLWVQRNAMRSFHEQQDFRELLLADADIMGVLTREEIDRTFSLDEQLKHVDTLFTRVFGPDAAQA; this is encoded by the coding sequence ATGATCCGACGTTACGCACAGCCGGCCATGTCCGCCATCTGGGCCGAGCAACGCCGCTTCGAGACCTGGCTGGCCGTGGAACTGGCCGCCACCGACACCATGGCGGAGGCCGGCATCGTGCCTGCCGACGCTGCCCGCGAGCTGCGCCAGAAGGCCGGCTTCGACATCGCGCGCATCGACGAGATCGAGCAGACGACCCAGCACGACGTCATCGCGTTCACCACCGCGGTGGCCGAGCGGGTCGGCCCGGCGGCGCGCTGGCTCCACTTCGGCCTCACCTCGTCGGACGTGGTCGACACGGCGCTGGCGCTGCAGATGCGCGAGGCGTGCGACCTCATCCTGGAGGACCTCGACGCGCTGGCCGCCGCCATCAAGGGCCGCGCCTTCGAGCACAAGCGCACCCCGATGATGGGCCGCACCCACGGCGTGCACGCCGAGCCGATGACGTTCGGCCTCAAGCTGGCGCTCTGGTACGCGGAAGTGCAGCGCGACATCGTGCGCGTGCGACGCGCCCGCGAGGCCGTCGCCGTCGGCAAGATCTCCGGCGCGGTCGGCACGTTCGCGCATCTGCCGCCCGAGATCGAGGAAGGCGTGTGCCGGCGTCTCGGGCTCACGCCGGCGCCGATTGCCACGCAGGTGATCCAGCGCGATCGCCACGCCGAGCTGATGACGGCGCTGGCCATCACCGCGGCGTCGCTCGAGAAGTTCGCCCTCGAGATCCGCGGGCTCCAGAAGACGGAGCTCGGCGAGGTCGAGGAGCCGTTCGGCAAGGGGCAGAAGGGCTCGTCGGCGATGCCGCACAAGCGCAACCCGGTGGGCTGCGAGCAGGTCTGCGGCCTGGCGCGCGTCGTCCGCGCCAACGCCATGGCGGCGCTCGAGAACGTCGCGCTGTGGCACGAGCGCGACATCTCGCATTCCTCGGTGGAGCGCGTCATCCTCCCGGACAGTTTCCTGGCGCTCGACCACATGCTGCGCCGCTTCACGCGCATCGTCGCCGGCATGGTCGTGTACCCCGAGCGCATGCGCGAGAACATCGGCCGTTCGCGTGGCGTGGTCTTCTCGGGCCAGGTGCTGCTCGAGCTCGCGCGCCGTGGCCTGTCGCGCGAGCAGGCCTACCTGTGGGTGCAGCGCAACGCCATGCGCTCGTTCCACGAGCAGCAGGACTTCCGCGAACTCCTGCTCGCCGACGCCGACATCATGGGCGTGCTGACCCGCGAGGAGATCGACCGCACGTTCAGCCTCGACGAGCAACTCAAGCACGTCGACACGCTCTTCACCCGCGTATTCGGACCCGACGCTGCGCAGGCCTGA
- the purS gene encoding phosphoribosylformylglycinamidine synthase subunit PurS, translating into MPLFATRVYVTLKPSVFDPQGRTIVESLHSLGYAGVADVRQGKYFEVQVEAADAAAAEALVREVSGKLLANPVIESFRVDVPAPVA; encoded by the coding sequence ATGCCTCTGTTTGCCACCCGCGTCTACGTCACCCTGAAGCCCTCCGTGTTCGACCCGCAGGGCCGCACCATCGTCGAGTCGCTGCACAGCCTCGGGTACGCCGGCGTCGCCGACGTGCGCCAGGGCAAGTACTTCGAGGTGCAGGTCGAGGCCGCCGATGCCGCCGCGGCCGAAGCGCTGGTCCGCGAGGTGTCGGGCAAGCTGCTCGCCAATCCTGTCATCGAGAGCTTCCGCGTCGACGTGCCGGCGCCGGTCGCCTGA
- the purQ gene encoding phosphoribosylformylglycinamidine synthase subunit PurQ — MKFAIVVFPGSNCDHDAYHAVKHVLGQPAEFLWHKDTSLQGADVVILPGGFSYGDYLRTGAIARFSPVMQAVSAFAAQGGPVLGICNGFQILCEAGLLDGVLIRNQQVQFRCEHVHVRVEQVDTPFTAACRTGQVLHIPVAHGEGQFFAEPEVIARLEADRQVIFRYGTASGEVTPEANCNGSINNIAGVCNAGRNVVGLMPHPERACEKVLGSDDGLVLFESVLQQLTAGAV; from the coding sequence ATGAAGTTCGCCATCGTCGTCTTTCCCGGATCGAACTGCGACCACGACGCGTACCACGCCGTGAAGCACGTGCTCGGCCAGCCGGCCGAGTTCCTGTGGCACAAGGACACGTCGCTGCAGGGCGCCGACGTGGTGATCCTGCCCGGCGGGTTCTCCTACGGCGACTACCTGCGTACCGGCGCCATCGCGCGCTTCTCCCCGGTGATGCAGGCCGTCTCGGCCTTCGCGGCGCAGGGCGGCCCGGTGCTCGGCATCTGCAACGGCTTCCAGATTCTGTGCGAGGCCGGGCTGCTCGACGGCGTGCTGATTCGCAACCAGCAGGTGCAGTTCCGCTGCGAGCACGTCCACGTGCGCGTCGAGCAGGTCGACACGCCGTTCACCGCTGCCTGCCGCACGGGCCAGGTGCTGCACATCCCGGTGGCGCACGGCGAGGGGCAGTTCTTCGCCGAACCCGAGGTGATCGCGCGGCTCGAGGCCGATCGCCAGGTGATCTTCCGCTACGGCACGGCCAGTGGCGAGGTGACGCCCGAGGCCAACTGCAACGGCTCGATCAACAACATCGCCGGCGTGTGCAACGCGGGCCGCAACGTGGTGGGCCTGATGCCGCACCCCGAGCGCGCCTGCGAGAAGGTGCTCGGGAGCGACGATGGGCTCGTGCTCTTCGAGTCGGTGCTGCAGCAACTGACGGCCGGCGCCGTCTAG
- the rlmN gene encoding 23S rRNA (adenine(2503)-C(2))-methyltransferase RlmN produces the protein MTELDDAIDVPQGADRPDLAGLTPDELSSLVVELGGKPFQGKQLFRWIHKKGVTDFSAMTTLPKPLRAALAERTVVSTPEVVRRDTSSDGTTKFLLRLADGRQIESVFIPDTPSQTFCISTQVGCAMKCGFCLTGTMGLTRHLTAAEIAGQVRVLARELDFLDTPFNIVVMGMGEPLHNYDATMRALQLVGSEEGLHVSPRRVTLSTVGVLPGLQKLAEEPYMPNLAISLHATTEEQRDRLVPINRKYTLAQLMDACRRFPLKKRSRITFEYVMLAGVNDTIEDARRLVRLLNGLKAKVNLLPLNEAAGIPYRRPSDETVDAFAQVLANAHITVSVRKSRGRDIRAACGQLAVEKPAI, from the coding sequence ATGACTGAACTCGACGACGCCATCGACGTGCCGCAAGGAGCAGACCGGCCCGACCTGGCCGGCCTGACGCCGGACGAGTTGTCGTCGCTCGTGGTCGAGCTTGGGGGCAAACCCTTCCAGGGCAAGCAGCTCTTCCGCTGGATCCACAAGAAGGGGGTCACTGATTTCTCGGCCATGACCACCCTGCCCAAGCCCCTGCGCGCCGCGTTGGCCGAGCGCACCGTCGTGAGCACGCCCGAGGTCGTCCGCCGCGACACGTCCTCCGACGGCACCACCAAGTTCCTGTTGCGCCTGGCCGACGGTCGCCAGATCGAGTCGGTGTTCATCCCCGACACGCCGTCGCAGACCTTCTGCATCTCGACGCAGGTGGGCTGCGCCATGAAATGCGGCTTCTGCCTGACCGGCACGATGGGCCTGACGCGACACCTGACGGCGGCAGAGATTGCCGGCCAGGTCCGCGTCCTCGCGCGCGAGCTCGACTTCCTCGACACCCCCTTCAACATCGTCGTCATGGGGATGGGCGAACCGCTGCACAACTACGACGCGACGATGCGCGCGCTGCAGTTGGTGGGCAGCGAGGAGGGGCTGCACGTGTCGCCCCGGCGAGTCACGCTGTCGACCGTGGGCGTGCTGCCCGGGCTGCAGAAGCTGGCCGAGGAGCCCTACATGCCCAACCTCGCGATCTCGCTGCACGCGACGACCGAGGAGCAGCGCGACCGGCTGGTGCCGATCAACCGCAAGTACACGCTGGCCCAGTTGATGGACGCCTGCCGGCGCTTCCCGCTGAAGAAGCGCAGCCGGATCACGTTCGAGTACGTGATGCTGGCCGGCGTCAACGACACGATCGAGGACGCGCGGCGGCTGGTGCGGCTGCTCAACGGCCTCAAGGCGAAGGTGAACCTGCTGCCCCTGAACGAGGCCGCCGGGATCCCCTACCGCCGACCGTCCGACGAGACGGTGGACGCGTTCGCCCAGGTGCTGGCCAACGCCCACATCACCGTGTCGGTCCGCAAGAGCCGCGGGC